A genomic stretch from Desulfocurvus vexinensis DSM 17965 includes:
- the dnaN gene encoding DNA polymerase III subunit beta gives MYLKVFRDDIIEGLQKSAAIIPAKTGAAVLRTIWLKVENDSLRIMSTDSNLEFCGWYNAEIVEKGLVGVQGRSFYDLIRKLPPGQITLRVDQDAQQLSIQQNSRKYKLPTNEASWFTDFSEFPEEGSVFWSGDFLQDLIDRTAYCISEEDTMEAIACMNLTPSKTTEHIEACGLNGHQFAMTRFLQDDLRALLPEGGVLIQRKFLAELKKWLSADEIELNIDNKRLFFRTADKKEQFSLPLSFYQYPDYNAFLSKIREDGVCQLTVDRLEMVDTLERIMIFNTDNNRCTYFQFAGNELTLYSQGQDVGTASESLEVEFSGDLKKIAFPTRNLIEILNHFQSEKVTFRLTGAEGPCGIVGADDSDYQVIIMPMKIVEETYYSEEDGN, from the coding sequence ATGTACCTCAAGGTCTTCAGGGACGACATCATCGAGGGGCTCCAGAAATCGGCCGCCATCATCCCCGCCAAGACCGGGGCGGCAGTGCTGCGCACCATCTGGCTCAAGGTGGAAAACGATAGCCTGCGCATCATGTCCACGGACTCCAACCTGGAGTTCTGCGGCTGGTATAACGCCGAGATCGTCGAGAAGGGGCTGGTGGGCGTCCAGGGCCGTTCGTTCTACGACCTGATCCGCAAGCTGCCCCCGGGGCAGATCACCCTGCGCGTGGACCAGGACGCCCAGCAGCTCTCCATCCAGCAGAACAGCCGCAAGTACAAGCTGCCCACCAACGAGGCCAGCTGGTTCACCGATTTTTCGGAATTCCCCGAGGAAGGCTCGGTGTTCTGGTCCGGCGATTTCCTGCAGGATCTCATCGACCGTACGGCCTACTGCATCAGCGAGGAGGACACCATGGAGGCCATCGCCTGCATGAACCTGACCCCCTCCAAGACCACCGAGCACATCGAGGCCTGCGGCCTCAACGGCCACCAGTTCGCCATGACCCGTTTCCTGCAGGACGACCTGCGCGCGCTCTTGCCCGAAGGCGGGGTGCTCATCCAGCGCAAGTTCCTGGCCGAGCTGAAAAAGTGGCTCTCCGCCGACGAAATCGAGCTGAACATCGACAACAAGCGGCTGTTCTTCCGCACGGCGGACAAGAAAGAGCAGTTCAGCCTGCCGCTGTCGTTCTACCAGTACCCCGACTACAACGCCTTCCTCTCCAAGATCCGCGAGGACGGCGTGTGCCAGCTCACGGTGGACCGCCTGGAAATGGTGGACACCCTGGAGCGCATCATGATTTTCAACACCGACAACAACCGCTGCACGTATTTCCAGTTCGCTGGCAACGAGCTGACCCTGTACAGCCAGGGCCAGGACGTGGGCACGGCGTCGGAATCCCTTGAGGTGGAGTTTTCCGGCGACCTGAAAAAGATCGCCTTCCCCACCCGCAACCTGATCGAGATCCTCAACCACTTCCAGTCCGAGAAGGTCACCTTCCGCCTGACCGGGGCCGAAGGCCCCTGCGGCATCGTCGGCGCCGACGACTCCGACTACCAGGTCATCATCATGCCGATGAAGATCGTCGAGGAGACCTACTACAGCGAGG
- a CDS encoding DnaA ATPase domain-containing protein: MSSQLKETLRQHLQKAYSGQELKRWFDPLRLEFSEPDKRLDIGFPHAFFAQWFQGAVQERFEQELHAFFGPGYVLSYQSAAPVAEAAEQRPGEAKSIDFPFGHQFTFDNFLTNKKNFFPLTTAREVAKQNDIIFNPFIVSGEAGSGKTHLIKAIANEVSKKFSPESVFFGSVEDLYNLYNGDFDNDRFKARTHVYKYRFLFIDEFQLIKKYKGFQTELINLFNYFYDNKKQMIFCCSDKLPSYEFLDPKLKSRLEWGLIVNLKRPDLDIRVRYIEQYCRLKRINLTREQVLSLAQRFTDLRFLQGILLKFYAYKEFVNKAFTDRDFEQILSQTAGTARKQIRPEVIIETVAEHFEVDKKDLTGTRRHNQVVRARQLAMFLCRELIGSSYPALGRLFGGRDHSTALYAIKKVKKMQDDNAEMKNIVTLLKRKCLARG, encoded by the coding sequence ATGAGTTCCCAACTGAAGGAAACACTGCGCCAGCACCTGCAAAAGGCCTATTCCGGGCAGGAGCTCAAGCGCTGGTTCGACCCCTTGCGCCTGGAATTCAGCGAGCCGGACAAGCGTCTGGACATCGGCTTTCCGCACGCCTTTTTCGCCCAGTGGTTCCAGGGCGCGGTGCAGGAGCGTTTCGAGCAGGAGTTACACGCCTTTTTCGGGCCGGGCTATGTCTTGAGCTACCAGAGCGCCGCGCCGGTGGCCGAGGCCGCCGAGCAGCGCCCCGGGGAAGCCAAGTCCATCGACTTCCCCTTCGGCCACCAGTTCACTTTCGACAACTTCCTGACCAACAAGAAGAACTTCTTTCCGCTGACCACGGCCCGCGAGGTGGCCAAGCAGAACGACATCATCTTCAACCCGTTCATTGTCAGCGGCGAGGCGGGCTCGGGTAAGACGCATCTCATCAAGGCCATCGCCAACGAGGTCAGCAAGAAATTCAGCCCCGAGAGCGTGTTTTTCGGCAGCGTGGAGGACCTCTACAACCTCTACAACGGCGATTTCGACAACGACCGCTTCAAGGCCCGGACCCACGTCTACAAATACCGTTTCCTGTTCATCGACGAGTTCCAGCTCATCAAGAAATACAAGGGCTTCCAGACGGAGCTCATCAATCTTTTCAATTATTTCTACGACAACAAGAAGCAGATGATTTTTTGCTGCTCGGACAAGCTGCCCTCCTACGAATTCCTGGACCCCAAGCTCAAGAGCCGTCTGGAGTGGGGGCTGATCGTCAACCTCAAGCGCCCGGACCTGGACATCAGGGTGCGCTATATCGAGCAGTATTGCCGCCTGAAGCGCATCAACCTGACCCGCGAGCAGGTGCTGAGCCTGGCCCAGCGCTTCACCGATTTGCGCTTCTTACAGGGAATTCTTCTTAAATTCTACGCATATAAAGAGTTTGTGAACAAGGCGTTCACCGACAGGGACTTCGAGCAGATCCTTTCGCAGACCGCAGGCACGGCCAGGAAGCAGATCCGCCCCGAGGTGATCATCGAGACGGTGGCCGAGCATTTCGAGGTGGACAAGAAGGATCTGACGGGCACCAGGCGCCACAATCAGGTGGTGCGCGCCAGGCAGCTGGCCATGTTCCTGTGCCGCGAGCTCATCGGCAGTTCGTACCCGGCCCTGGGGCGGCTGTTCGGCGGGCGCGACCACTCCACCGCCCTGTATGCCATCAAGAAAGTGAAGAAAATGCAGGATGACAACGCGGAAATGAAAAACATAGTGACACTGCTCAAGCGCAAGTGCCTGGCCCGGGGCTAG